A window of Agrobacterium tumefaciens contains these coding sequences:
- a CDS encoding Pnap_2097 family protein — protein MSTFQLARHEGTELIERHVLGMAEMGYSGISEQWLKRRAGDLHWRLIARAMGQRDAVFTCSEGEPLYAAFRATSLQLVRPHLPRLGGEMTLAADLYRVGHGRLASLLRITAGGDTVGRMILVSTFVGRSEPGVNRSVVRRSPRALAMPPEAPLAVRRVAETASAAARDIRNNHLKLSAMSQTQMVLPCPTTDFNAAGLLYFPSYSALADRGLFQAGEMHPAMITSRNVVYLGNAEPGEWIEISFKKLPSGHDVFLKDSDFRPLALMRVRFNCGSDSSVTS, from the coding sequence ATGAGCACCTTTCAGCTCGCCAGGCATGAAGGAACGGAGCTTATCGAACGCCACGTTCTAGGCATGGCGGAAATGGGCTACAGCGGCATTTCGGAGCAATGGCTCAAGCGACGTGCCGGTGATTTGCACTGGCGGCTCATCGCGCGCGCCATGGGACAGCGGGATGCAGTTTTCACTTGCTCAGAGGGCGAGCCACTCTATGCTGCTTTTCGTGCGACCAGCTTGCAGCTCGTAAGACCCCATCTCCCCCGCCTGGGTGGGGAGATGACACTCGCCGCCGATCTCTACCGCGTCGGCCACGGGCGTCTGGCGTCACTTCTCCGCATCACCGCAGGCGGCGATACAGTAGGTCGCATGATTTTGGTCTCGACCTTTGTGGGACGCTCTGAACCCGGCGTCAACCGATCCGTCGTCCGAAGGAGCCCGCGAGCTTTGGCGATGCCGCCTGAGGCTCCCCTCGCGGTTCGTCGCGTTGCCGAGACGGCCTCGGCCGCCGCGCGAGACATTCGCAACAACCATCTTAAACTCTCCGCGATGTCACAAACCCAGATGGTCCTGCCGTGCCCGACGACAGACTTCAATGCCGCAGGACTTCTCTATTTCCCGAGCTACAGCGCATTGGCAGATCGGGGATTGTTTCAAGCAGGGGAGATGCACCCTGCAATGATCACCTCGCGGAATGTGGTTTATCTCGGCAATGCGGAGCCGGGAGAATGGATCGAGATCAGCTTCAAGAAGCTACCTTCAGGGCATGATGTCTTCCTGAAAGATTCAGACTTCAGACCGCTGGCGTTGATGCGGGTACGCTTTAATTGTGGCAGCGACAGCTCTGTAACCTCTTAA
- a CDS encoding Lrp/AsnC family transcriptional regulator, with product MDDLDRRLIAELRINGRASVPQLAQLLGVARATAQKRLDRLIEGGHIRGFTVRLKDDISKDLIRAFILITINGPPRPAVSAVKRLPGVAAVSNTNGVWDVIAEIEVSTMSELNELISTVRATEGVSKSETFIMLGPA from the coding sequence GTGGATGATCTGGACAGGCGGCTGATTGCCGAATTACGCATCAATGGCCGGGCCTCGGTTCCGCAACTTGCACAGCTTCTTGGGGTCGCCAGAGCGACGGCTCAGAAGCGGCTGGACCGGTTGATCGAGGGTGGGCACATCAGAGGATTTACGGTTCGTCTAAAGGACGACATCAGCAAGGATTTGATCAGAGCATTTATCCTGATCACCATCAACGGGCCACCGCGGCCGGCTGTGTCAGCAGTAAAACGGCTCCCCGGCGTCGCTGCCGTTTCCAACACCAACGGCGTGTGGGACGTGATCGCCGAGATCGAGGTTTCCACGATGTCCGAATTGAACGAGTTAATTTCAACGGTTCGTGCGACGGAAGGCGTCTCGAAGAGCGAAACGTTTATCATGCTGGGGCCGGCTTGA